The genomic DNA ACGCGGCGGCGAAGGCTCGACGGGCAGCCAGGGCAGCTGTCGACAGACGCATCTGCAAGAGCGGAGACGAGCACCCCTACAGCACCGCGTAACAACCCGGGTTCTGTCGCGGCCCAGTGCGGGCGGGCAGCGTGGGAAGGAGCCCAGCGCCGCTCTGTGCCGAGATCACCGAGGAACAAACCAAATATTCAACACTTACTGTTCCAGAATAGCGGGTGAAGGTCGATCACTTAGTTTTTAGTCCTCTTCCTTCCTTGTTTGCCCTTCACTTTGTCCTGAACTAAACTCTGGCTTTCAGACTCCTCCCCCTTTGGATCTGTGTTTATGCCAAGAGAGCGAGGTTATATTTGGGCAGGACTGAAGGCGGATCGGACACACGCGGAAGAGTCACTCCGGGGCCTTCAGCCCGTATGGACTGAACTATTCCAACCACATCTTTAATAAACAGTGTGGCCCATGAGCACAAGTGTATGTTTTAGTGTATCTTCCACCCATCCCAGGGTCCCAGTGGGTTCTGGTTCTATCCCAACACTCCTCACACATGCAAACGCTCCAGGAGGACACAAACGCAGAAGCTTCTGGCTGTGCTTCCACCTGCCTGTGGATCACACATCAAAGGTGTGACGGAGGGCTTTTATCCAGGAGCCTTTCTCACAGCTTTGATATTCTCCCCAGTAACTTCAGCTTTGCTCCAGCCGCGTCCTGATTTTCGCACCGCGCTCCTGTTTTTGGCGCCTCTGAGCAGCTTCAGTTTGTCGTGCAAACAGCCGCCGGCGGTGAGGTCAGCCCGTCTGTCGGCAGCCAGCCGGGACGTCTGGCTCCGGTGTTGTCGTGGGCGGCGGTTCAACGCCCTCTCAGGTGGGAGGAAGGTGGAGCACATTCATCTGTTCCGCAGGTGTGTCGCTGGCAGGAGCTGCGAACCAACAAAACTCTTCTCAGggctctttttcctcctgcctGTCATTGCAAAGTGCATAAATATAACTTTGTTTAGCTTCCTCACCAGCCCTGAGCAAATAAACACCTATTATTTTTAAAGATGTTGCGTAATAACAGCGGTAATAACAATAGTTTCTTCTCCTTATCTTGCTCATTAGAATGCTGAAGCAGTTGCGACTGTGTCCTGTGTCTCTCTGAGGACGTTTGTTGCCGGGTGATGGACAGACGGGGACTGAATGAGCCGATTCAGCGGCTTTTTTGTCCTGAGATATGATTTTTCTCACGGGTGACGTGGACGTTCAGCGCACGGCAGCTGGAGGAAACACTCCAGACTCAACACGGCGACGGGTGCCGAGCAGACAGACTGATTGATGGGTGAAAACAGAAATCACAAGATGGATTTTAAGCAGCTTTACAAATAATGAGCCACAGAAAAGAACATTTGTGCAATGGAGTGTAAGGAAACTCAATTTGGAGACTAGAAATAAATACAGCGCAGAATAAAGTGAGGTGTCTCCACAGTCCTTAGCAACCACCGGCCTGTCTGTGCACACCAGGTGCCAGGAGACCACAACTGATGACTGTGTGTGATGTTGGGCAGGAGTGTGAAGCGCCTGTACCCGGCCTTCACATTTATCTGACGGACTTCAAAGTCTTCCCAGCGAACTGAGGCCTCTTGTTCTGCTCCTACGCTGGATTCTTACAGGACATTTTGTGCCGTTTGATACCGCAGAAAAAGGGGAATTTTCATTCCCTCTTTTGTCCCTTTTAGTCATTTTAGGAACGACTCTGTTGTTTTTTGCCCAGTGCTGAAAGACTGACAGGCAGAAAGTAACAGCGTTTCCGCAGGTCCAGGACGCTGAACGCTTCAGATGTACGTGAACCGCACACGTGTGTGATCCAGATGTGCCTGGAGTCGACGCCGTCGGCccacctctgctgcctcctgaccTTCTCCCTATAATCCCTCCTGTCCTCATCTCATACATTCAGAGACATAAATGTTTGGAGGTCCGTTGGGCGACGGAACGGTGACTCAGATGTTGGGCCGCTGTTATTGTCTTGTGCTCGGAACCACCTGGGGAGAAGATGTGGCGGTCTGCACCTTTTCCACCAGGAGGTGAAGAGGCGGCTGTCTCGTTCTAAGCGTGACCTTCCTATGTGGTTTCCAGGCACTTGTTTGCATCGGGCGCCCACCGAGGTTAAGACGTAAATTTAAACACCGCTTTAAGCAACGGCTGTAGGGCAACGGACCTCCCGCGTTATATAGAGGCTGTACATGTGGGCGAACAGTAAATGTGTCCAGTCTCAACAGTCTGTGGTGTTCTGAAGGgcaggttctgggtttgattccCAGCAGGGATAACTGTTGTCTCTGGCACCAAAGACAGGATCGGTCcatctgttgttgttgactGCCTTTGATTCCATCTCTGGAGAGGCAGCTGTGCACCCTGGACACTTCCTGGACACTTCCTGGACACTTCCTGATACTTCCTGATACTTCCTTGATACTTCCTGTACACTTCCTGATACTTCCTGATACTTCCTGGATACTTCCTGGACACTTCCTGATACTTCCTTGATACTTCCTTGATACTTCCTGGACACTTCCTGTACACTTCCTGGACACTTCCTGGAGCATGAGCTAACATGGGTTAGCTCTACATCCCCCCGTCCCCTGTCTTCACTCCACCGATCAAAATCTGCAGAGACAGGTTCCGCCAGGAACTAAAAGCTTGCTGGAGGGCATTGTTGCCACCTAAAGCCCTAAAGGTGGGACCGTGCACATGTGTGTCGGGGGTGTTTGGGCCTTTGGTGCACGTTTTACTGGCGCGTCAAGGTTGAATCCTGAATGGAACAACCGGAGCAACACTGCAGACAACAGCAGCGGTTGTgcttttaatgtgtttaatctCTCAGTTAATGGAGCAGAATGTGACTTTTGGCTCTGAGCACCTGGggccagtgtttgtgtgtttgcagagggCTGGACttgacctggggggggggagtgtatCGGAGGGAATATCATATATAAGCCATCGGACCCAGAACCTTCCATCTGCGCTGCTCTTCATTCCTCCTCCATCATGATGGTTCCGACTCTGCTCCAGACCTCGCTGCTCCTCTGGCTGGCTCAGGAAACCCTGCAAGGCGGTAAGGACGGCGCACGGGGTCCTAATGTGCTGATTATTCCCATTAATCACCTAAACTGTAGCTGAacctggaaggggggggggggcatttttcACCATAATGCTGAAAAGTCTCGTTGGTTCTCTCACTTCACATCCCGTCTCCCTCGGTGGAATCTTTCATTATTCGTTCTGTCATCGTCCAGCCGAACCCAGAACGCTGCAGAGTTCTGTAAATACACACCTCAGCGCTGACGGCTCACCGGGGGGGGTTTCTTTGAGCAGCGTCTCACCTCCCTGTCAGGTCTCAGGCTGGTGAGGACGAGGGACGAGGACGTGAGCTCGCCAGCTCCGTGGTTGATAGTATTCAGTGATCAGAAGGCTGCAACCTCAGAGTTTCACTTCTTTGTTGCGCGATAACAAGACATTTTCTCACAAGTGTTAATTCTATCTTTACAGGGGTCAAACCACAAAGTGTGTCCTGGGGGAGAGTGCTGCCCGCCAGAGGTGACTTCGAAAGCGCATTTTAAATAGCACATAACTGTTTTTTAGTTTGTAAAATGAtaaccatttttaaaatgttctgcATCAGTTTTGCTGATTAACTGAGacaaatgttggttttttttctagGTGTTGGTGTCGGGGTAAAGCCCGGAGGTCAGTTTCATGTTGAACAATTTCACAGGATCAAACTTTTCCTGATTTTTTAGTTGTGAATAAGCTCGTTTGCTTTTGCTAATTTCCCAGTGGCAGGggcactgggagcactggggagCCGATATGGCAACAAAGGGATGAAGACTGGACGTACGTCTTACTGCACATTTCATAGTTTGTCTGTTTCCACAAACCCAAACCAGTAATTTAATTGAAACCTTTTCAGTTGGACGTTATGGAGCCCAGCTTGGTAATGGTGGGTTTCAAACTTTACATGATGTCGTTTTTGAATTGTTGATGAAATTCAATGAAACTGTGTTTATTTATATCTTCAAATCTTCCCAGGAGGTTACAGAGCTCTCGGACTGGGAGGTAGAACAGGGGGATACGGGACCCCGGGAGGCTACGGTACCTCCTTAAAGTCACTCTTTACATTAACTCCTCACCTTCTGCCGTCTTTAAACACCttctgcatctgctgctctgcaggcgGCGGCATGGGTGCAGGACTGGGCGCCGGGGGCGGCCTCCCCAACGGACTGACCCTCGGGTTGGGTCAGGGGGGAAAACGTGGTGAGACACACGACAAGCGTAACAGCTCTGGAAGTCAGGCTTTAAAATGAATCGCACAACGATGGAGCTTTATTAAACTGGAGTTGATGCAGATAgaagcaaacaaataaacctgtTGAGAAGGGAAGATCTGTTGAGATCATTTCTGCATAAAAATGAGtttaaatcccttttttcctctgtgtcaCCTTCAGGTTATGGTGCTGGTAACCTGCCAGGTTAGTCTTGATGTGACTGGTTACCTCATGTTTGGTTAAAATAAGATCAGCTGTGAAGACGCTGCCCGGATCCGTAGATTTTGGTCCTGATCCTGGTCTGTCCTGACGTTTCTTTCAGGTTATGGAACCACAGCTGGTTTTGCTCATCCAGTGCCTCGACACGGTGAGTGACCAACCAGGACGGATCTTCCTTCTGGTGTCTCATTAGTGTTGCTACAGACAAACAAAGTGAGGAATCACGTGTAAAATACCCGAGACAACCAGACAGGATCACTATCTTAATGTGGTAACGAGTCCAAATATCATTTTGATGAAATACTACAAAACAAGCAAGAGTGCTCGAGCTTCCCCATTTAGCTGTGGCAGAGATGATCGTTCCTCATCGCAGCCGCTTGTTTGTTGATCTCACGCAGGTTAAACACATTTAACGAACATTTAATGTCCTTCCTGGTCACCCGCTGGTTCAGAGTAAACCAGCAGAGACAGAACGGTGATCTCCAGACCAGAACCGGTGGACTGGGTACCACCGCTGCCCAACTGCAGGGAGAAAGAGGCTGCAGACCAGCTGTTCAGCCACCTGGAAGAGAAGTGAAAAGCCTTGATCCTGTAATTAAAGCACGCAGGTTTGGAGCAATGACACCCCTTAATGAACAGAATAAACATCTGGCTGGTCCACATGGAGGAGAACATTACAAGCCTGTGATGTCAGGGAGATGGGCAGCAACTAATCAGTGTAGAACCTGGGCCTCGCCTCGCTGTGAAGATGAACTGGGAGGTGCTGCATCCTCCGGTGCAGACAGCAGGAGGCTTGCGTCCATCCACACAGGGAAATAAACTGGCCAATAACTGCGGCTTCACTTGTGGTTGGTCAGACCTGGATTGAGGAACGGGGGAGCTCAGAGGCTCATCCTCATGGTGGCAAAGGCAGACAACATCTGGGACGtgtgctgctgcctccctcAAGGTGTCAGAGGGAGGAAGCAGCCAGTGTTTAGCTCCTCGTCAGACAGTAAAGGACACTGCACTAATGAAGCTGAACAAAACCCCAGACTGAGTCTTTTAAATGTAACCCCGCAGGATCTAGAGGCCACTTTTCCCAGGAGAAAGTTTAGGCCTTACTGGAGACCTGATAGGACAACATGAACCTCGTGTTCCGTCATGTAATACTGACTCAGCTGGAGTGGGAATGTGTGCGAATTTTTGACTGAGCTTCTGTTCTTCCACAGGTTTCGCAGGCGGAGCCGGAAACTATCTGGGAACCAGCCTGGGCCCTGGTGGCTACGGAGCAGGTACGGAAGATAAGCTCTTCCTCACAGATGCAGAGTCAGGCCTGCTGCTTTTAAACATGTGCTCGTGCAGGTTTGGGACAGGGAGCGTATCCTGGTGGAGCCGCCGGCAAACTCGGCGCTGCCCTCGGACAGAGCGCTTACCCCCAGGGCGGGTATCCCCAGGGCAATTACCCCCAAGGTGGGTACCCACAGGGTGGTAATCCCCAGGGCAATTACCCCCAAGGTGGGTACCCACAGGGTGGTAATCCCCAGGGTGCTGCAGGGATGACAAACGGTGGGTCTATGGATTCAGTCATTTTGGCTCATGTCTGAGGTCTTCAGTGATCCCTGCGTAGTCCTGCTGATGATCTATTAGCTGGCTTGATGTCACAGGGTTTGGAGAAGGGGCAACCGGATACCTGGGGGCCATGGGAGGTTATGGCTTTGGTACGTGCACTGCCTCCACATCAATACACCACCGATGTTAACCACAATTCTTTACCGGTGATATTCAAACACCTGACCTCATCTTTCCACAGGCTACGGGAACGGCCACGGCGACGGCAACGGCAACGGAGCTGGTGGGTGTCGTTTAAAgtagagaaagaagagaaaagggagCAATCTCAATAAGCCTCCCACGCCTAAGTGTAATGCTAATGATTAGACCTATGTTTCAGGGCTCATTTACCCTGCAGAATTAGCTGATGGTGCTGAGAACAAAGCAGCAAAGCGTAAAGGTAACAGTTCCGGGGCATTTTAACAGGCACTAACCTGTAGATGCTGTAAAAGCTTAttaaaaaacagacacaggtcCTCAGCAGTGGGAGCTTTTATCCACTGGGCGGCGCTATTTCTGCTTATTTCAGCTGGACTCTTTGATCAGGGGCTCGATGCTTTTGAT from Takifugu rubripes chromosome 5, fTakRub1.2, whole genome shotgun sequence includes the following:
- the LOC105416492 gene encoding glycine-rich protein DOT1 isoform X3; translated protein: MMVPTLLQTSLLLWLAQETLQGGVKPQSVSWGRVLPARGVGVGVKPGVAGALGALGSRYGNKGMKTGLGRYGAQLGNGGYRALGLGGRTGGYGTPGGYGGGMGAGLGAGGGLPNGLTLGLGQGGKRGYGAGNLPGYGTTAGFAHPVPRHGFAGGAGNYLGTSLGPGGYGAGLGQGAYPGGAAGKLGAALGQSAYPQGGYPQGNYPQGGYPQGGNPQGNYPQGGYPQGGNPQGAAGMTNGFGEGATGYLGAMGGYGFGYGNGHGDGNGNGAALSAGAYPGQVQGPYGGLGGGMETLGGKYGTPQISSNPAIPSALEGDGGYPFAAQQLGLGGEGTKTASKYGAAAGFGPQQTGLLGATQDASLGEPAGKYTGVNDALGNGYKG
- the LOC105416492 gene encoding glycine-rich cell wall structural protein isoform X2; its protein translation is MMVPTLLQTSLLLWLAQETLQGGVKPQSVSWGRVLPARGVGVGVKPGVAGALGALGSRYGNKGMKTGLGRYGAQLGNGGYRALGLGGRTGGYGTPGGYGGGMGAGLGAGGGLPNGLTLGLGQGGKRYGAGNLPGYGTTAGFAHPVPRHGFAGGAGNYLGTSLGPGGYGAGLGQGAYPGGAAGKLGAALGQSAYPQGGYPQGNYPQGGYPQGGNPQGNYPQGGYPQGGNPQGAAGMTNGFGEGATGYLGAMGGYGFGYGNGHGDGNGNGAGLIYPAELADGAENKAAKRKALSAGAYPGQVQGPYGGLGGGMETLGGKYGTPQISSNPAIPSALEGDGGYPFAAQQLGLGGEGTKTASKYGAAAGFGPQQTGLLGATQDASLGEPAGKYTGVNDALGNGYKG
- the LOC105416492 gene encoding glycine-rich cell wall structural protein isoform X1, with the protein product MMVPTLLQTSLLLWLAQETLQGGVKPQSVSWGRVLPARGVGVGVKPGVAGALGALGSRYGNKGMKTGLGRYGAQLGNGGYRALGLGGRTGGYGTPGGYGGGMGAGLGAGGGLPNGLTLGLGQGGKRGYGAGNLPGYGTTAGFAHPVPRHGFAGGAGNYLGTSLGPGGYGAGLGQGAYPGGAAGKLGAALGQSAYPQGGYPQGNYPQGGYPQGGNPQGNYPQGGYPQGGNPQGAAGMTNGFGEGATGYLGAMGGYGFGYGNGHGDGNGNGAGLIYPAELADGAENKAAKRKALSAGAYPGQVQGPYGGLGGGMETLGGKYGTPQISSNPAIPSALEGDGGYPFAAQQLGLGGEGTKTASKYGAAAGFGPQQTGLLGATQDASLGEPAGKYTGVNDALGNGYKG